A genomic region of Gossypium hirsutum isolate 1008001.06 chromosome D01, Gossypium_hirsutum_v2.1, whole genome shotgun sequence contains the following coding sequences:
- the LOC107928794 gene encoding B-box zinc finger protein 19 isoform X1 encodes MRTLCDVCESAAAIIFCAADEAALCRSCDEKVHMCNKLASRHVRVGLADPSDVPRCDICENAPAFFYCEVDGSSLCLQCDMIVHVGGKRTHGRYLLLRQRVEFSGDKPADLEELRLQPVDPNDFPGDKPAHLEELGLQPVDPNDFPGDKPAHLEELGLQPVDLNDVRKDQKWQPNFAGRENQQNHRLSLVPALDGNGDGDGKVGNKLIDLNTNPQRLHGQASTIQEQAMDVSSDNNHDSASVVPVGSFKREPDK; translated from the exons ATGCGAACGCTTTGCGACGTTTGTGAGAGCGCCGCGGCGATCATTTTCTGTGCTGCCGACGAGGCCGCTCTTTGCCGTTCCTGTGACGAAAAG GTTCACATGTGTAACAAGCTTGCAAGTAGACATGTGAGAGTTGGGTTAGCTGACCCCAGTGATGTCCCACGCTGTGATATATGCGAAAATGCACctg CTTTCTTTTACTGTGAAGTAGATGGCAGTTCCCTTTGCTTGCAATGTGATATGATTGTACATGTTGGAGGTAAAAGGACCCATGGGAGATATCTCTTGTTGAGGCAGAGAGTTGAG TTTTCAGGGGATAAGCCTGCTGATTTGGAGGAACTCAGGTTGCAACCGGTTGATCCAAATGAT TTTCCAGGGGATAAGCCTGCTCATTTGGAGGAACTCGGGTTGCAACCGGTTGATCCAAATGAT TTTCCAGGGGATAAGCCTGCTCATTTGGAGGAACTCGGGTTGCAACCGGTTGATCTGAATGATGTAAGGAAGGACCAAAAATGGCAACCTAATTTTGCAGGGAGAGAGAACCAGCAAAATCATAGACTCTCCCTTGTTCCGGCGCTTGACGGTAATGGTGATGGAGATGGAAAGGTAGGTAATAAGTTGATTGATCTAAATACCAACCCCCAACGGCTGCATGGCCAGGCTTCAACGATTCAG GAGCAAGCCATGGATGTTTCAAGTGACAATAATCATGACTCTGCAAGTGTGGTCCCTGTTGGATCCTTCAAAAGAGAGCCTGATAAATGA
- the LOC107928794 gene encoding B-box zinc finger protein 19 isoform X2, translating into MRTLCDVCESAAAIIFCAADEAALCRSCDEKVHMCNKLASRHVRVGLADPSDVPRCDICENAPAFFYCEVDGSSLCLQCDMIVHVGGKRTHGRYLLLRQRVEFSGDKPADLEELRLQPVDPNDFPGDKPAHLEELGLQPVDLNDVRKDQKWQPNFAGRENQQNHRLSLVPALDGNGDGDGKVGNKLIDLNTNPQRLHGQASTIQEQAMDVSSDNNHDSASVVPVGSFKREPDK; encoded by the exons ATGCGAACGCTTTGCGACGTTTGTGAGAGCGCCGCGGCGATCATTTTCTGTGCTGCCGACGAGGCCGCTCTTTGCCGTTCCTGTGACGAAAAG GTTCACATGTGTAACAAGCTTGCAAGTAGACATGTGAGAGTTGGGTTAGCTGACCCCAGTGATGTCCCACGCTGTGATATATGCGAAAATGCACctg CTTTCTTTTACTGTGAAGTAGATGGCAGTTCCCTTTGCTTGCAATGTGATATGATTGTACATGTTGGAGGTAAAAGGACCCATGGGAGATATCTCTTGTTGAGGCAGAGAGTTGAG TTTTCAGGGGATAAGCCTGCTGATTTGGAGGAACTCAGGTTGCAACCGGTTGATCCAAATGAT TTTCCAGGGGATAAGCCTGCTCATTTGGAGGAACTCGGGTTGCAACCGGTTGATCTGAATGATGTAAGGAAGGACCAAAAATGGCAACCTAATTTTGCAGGGAGAGAGAACCAGCAAAATCATAGACTCTCCCTTGTTCCGGCGCTTGACGGTAATGGTGATGGAGATGGAAAGGTAGGTAATAAGTTGATTGATCTAAATACCAACCCCCAACGGCTGCATGGCCAGGCTTCAACGATTCAG GAGCAAGCCATGGATGTTTCAAGTGACAATAATCATGACTCTGCAAGTGTGGTCCCTGTTGGATCCTTCAAAAGAGAGCCTGATAAATGA
- the LOC107928794 gene encoding B-box zinc finger protein 19 isoform X3, translated as MRTLCDVCESAAAIIFCAADEAALCRSCDEKVHMCNKLASRHVRVGLADPSDVPRCDICENAPAFFYCEVDGSSLCLQCDMIVHVGGKRTHGRYLLLRQRVEFPGDKPAHLEELGLQPVDPNDFPGDKPAHLEELGLQPVDLNDVRKDQKWQPNFAGRENQQNHRLSLVPALDGNGDGDGKVGNKLIDLNTNPQRLHGQASTIQEQAMDVSSDNNHDSASVVPVGSFKREPDK; from the exons ATGCGAACGCTTTGCGACGTTTGTGAGAGCGCCGCGGCGATCATTTTCTGTGCTGCCGACGAGGCCGCTCTTTGCCGTTCCTGTGACGAAAAG GTTCACATGTGTAACAAGCTTGCAAGTAGACATGTGAGAGTTGGGTTAGCTGACCCCAGTGATGTCCCACGCTGTGATATATGCGAAAATGCACctg CTTTCTTTTACTGTGAAGTAGATGGCAGTTCCCTTTGCTTGCAATGTGATATGATTGTACATGTTGGAGGTAAAAGGACCCATGGGAGATATCTCTTGTTGAGGCAGAGAGTTGAG TTTCCAGGGGATAAGCCTGCTCATTTGGAGGAACTCGGGTTGCAACCGGTTGATCCAAATGAT TTTCCAGGGGATAAGCCTGCTCATTTGGAGGAACTCGGGTTGCAACCGGTTGATCTGAATGATGTAAGGAAGGACCAAAAATGGCAACCTAATTTTGCAGGGAGAGAGAACCAGCAAAATCATAGACTCTCCCTTGTTCCGGCGCTTGACGGTAATGGTGATGGAGATGGAAAGGTAGGTAATAAGTTGATTGATCTAAATACCAACCCCCAACGGCTGCATGGCCAGGCTTCAACGATTCAG GAGCAAGCCATGGATGTTTCAAGTGACAATAATCATGACTCTGCAAGTGTGGTCCCTGTTGGATCCTTCAAAAGAGAGCCTGATAAATGA
- the LOC107928794 gene encoding B-box zinc finger protein 19 isoform X4 produces MRTLCDVCESAAAIIFCAADEAALCRSCDEKVHMCNKLASRHVRVGLADPSDVPRCDICENAPAFFYCEVDGSSLCLQCDMIVHVGGKRTHGRYLLLRQRVEFPGDKPAHLEELGLQPVDLNDVRKDQKWQPNFAGRENQQNHRLSLVPALDGNGDGDGKVGNKLIDLNTNPQRLHGQASTIQEQAMDVSSDNNHDSASVVPVGSFKREPDK; encoded by the exons ATGCGAACGCTTTGCGACGTTTGTGAGAGCGCCGCGGCGATCATTTTCTGTGCTGCCGACGAGGCCGCTCTTTGCCGTTCCTGTGACGAAAAG GTTCACATGTGTAACAAGCTTGCAAGTAGACATGTGAGAGTTGGGTTAGCTGACCCCAGTGATGTCCCACGCTGTGATATATGCGAAAATGCACctg CTTTCTTTTACTGTGAAGTAGATGGCAGTTCCCTTTGCTTGCAATGTGATATGATTGTACATGTTGGAGGTAAAAGGACCCATGGGAGATATCTCTTGTTGAGGCAGAGAGTTGAG TTTCCAGGGGATAAGCCTGCTCATTTGGAGGAACTCGGGTTGCAACCGGTTGATCTGAATGATGTAAGGAAGGACCAAAAATGGCAACCTAATTTTGCAGGGAGAGAGAACCAGCAAAATCATAGACTCTCCCTTGTTCCGGCGCTTGACGGTAATGGTGATGGAGATGGAAAGGTAGGTAATAAGTTGATTGATCTAAATACCAACCCCCAACGGCTGCATGGCCAGGCTTCAACGATTCAG GAGCAAGCCATGGATGTTTCAAGTGACAATAATCATGACTCTGCAAGTGTGGTCCCTGTTGGATCCTTCAAAAGAGAGCCTGATAAATGA